The following proteins are co-located in the Desmospora profundinema genome:
- a CDS encoding redox-sensing transcriptional repressor Rex, translated as MMSEGKIPQVTAKRLPLYYRYLEKLHAIGKKRVSSSQLSDALQIDPATIRRDLSYLGELGKKGYGYNVNYLLQFLRDFLRQDEVTNVVLVGVGHLGTALLGYNFYRSHNTKIVAGFDSDITKVGKEVDGIPVFPMDRFQEVVDLHQVEVAILTVPAGVAQSTTDMIVDAGIRGILNFTPARLTVPPHVRMHNIDLTIELQALIYFLKNFPTDEDVPVLEMGERDDQK; from the coding sequence ATGATGTCTGAAGGGAAAATACCCCAGGTGACCGCCAAACGGTTGCCCCTTTATTATCGATATCTGGAGAAATTACACGCAATCGGGAAAAAGCGGGTTTCATCCTCCCAGTTAAGTGATGCCCTGCAGATTGACCCGGCTACGATCCGGAGGGACCTTTCCTATCTGGGTGAATTGGGAAAGAAGGGGTATGGATACAACGTTAATTACTTGCTGCAGTTTTTACGGGATTTCCTGCGCCAGGATGAGGTGACCAATGTGGTCCTGGTCGGGGTGGGTCACTTGGGAACCGCCTTGTTGGGGTATAATTTTTACCGGAGCCATAATACCAAAATCGTGGCCGGTTTTGATTCCGACATCACCAAGGTGGGCAAAGAAGTGGACGGCATCCCGGTTTTTCCTATGGACCGCTTCCAGGAAGTGGTCGACTTACATCAAGTGGAGGTGGCCATCCTGACGGTTCCCGCCGGCGTCGCTCAGAGCACGACGGATATGATTGTCGATGCCGGGATCCGAGGAATTTTAAATTTCACGCCAGCCCGTTTGACGGTTCCACCCCATGTACGGATGCACAATATCGATCTCACCATTGAATTGCAAGCCTTGATTTACTTCTTGAAAAACTTTCCCACGGATGAGGATGTTCCGGTTCTGGAGATGGGGGAGAGGGACGACCAAAAGTAA
- a CDS encoding molybdopterin-binding protein, producing MKSKLREVHVSEAVGLVLAHDLTQVLPGKYKGPLFRKGHVVREEDREALLSIGKEHLYVLEIAEGDCHEDEAALRIAEVVCGSGLNMTEPREGKVNLVADRDGLLQVDADRVLAVNRVEQAVLSTLETDIPVRKGQTVAATRVIPLLYPEESLMKVEAAARVDGQSPVIQILPFRRCKVGVVITGSEVYHGRIEDRFGPVVQEKVEHYGSTIMGQTLASDQKERIMGQVRDFVEQGADLVLVTGGMSVDPDDRTPGAIAALGADVVSYGTPMLPGSMLMVAYYNQTPVLGLPGCVIHDEYTSFDVFLPRILAGQRITREDIVRLGYGGLHSC from the coding sequence ATGAAGAGCAAGTTGAGGGAAGTTCATGTATCGGAAGCGGTAGGACTGGTATTGGCCCACGACTTAACGCAAGTGCTTCCCGGAAAGTACAAGGGCCCCTTGTTCCGGAAAGGGCACGTGGTCCGGGAGGAGGATCGGGAAGCCCTGTTGTCAATCGGCAAGGAGCATCTGTATGTTTTGGAGATCGCGGAAGGGGACTGCCATGAAGATGAGGCTGCTCTCCGTATTGCCGAGGTGGTTTGCGGGTCGGGACTGAACATGACGGAACCCCGAGAAGGCAAAGTAAACCTGGTGGCGGACAGGGATGGTTTGTTGCAGGTGGATGCCGACCGTGTCCTTGCTGTTAATCGGGTGGAACAGGCGGTTCTCTCCACCCTGGAGACGGATATTCCAGTTAGAAAAGGGCAGACGGTGGCCGCTACTCGAGTAATCCCGCTTCTTTATCCGGAAGAGAGTCTGATGAAGGTGGAAGCGGCTGCCCGAGTGGATGGCCAATCGCCTGTCATTCAGATTCTCCCCTTCCGCCGTTGCAAAGTGGGCGTGGTGATTACCGGCAGTGAGGTGTACCACGGTCGTATTGAGGATCGCTTTGGCCCCGTTGTACAGGAAAAAGTGGAACATTACGGTTCCACCATTATGGGCCAGACGCTGGCCAGTGACCAGAAGGAACGCATTATGGGACAAGTGCGGGACTTTGTGGAACAAGGGGCCGATCTCGTGTTGGTTACGGGGGGGATGTCCGTCGACCCCGATGACCGGACACCAGGAGCGATTGCCGCTTTAGGGGCGGATGTTGTCAGTTATGGAACGCCGATGCTGCCCGGATCCATGTTGATGGTGGCTTACTATAACCAGACCCCGGTTCTGGGTTTGCCGGGCTGTGTCATCCATGACGAATATACTTCATTCGATGTGTTTTTACCGCGTATTTTGGCCGGACAGCGGATTACTCGAGAGGATATCGTACGGTTGGGATACGGCGGCCTTCATTCCTGCTGA
- the mtnN gene encoding 5'-methylthioadenosine/S-adenosylhomocysteine nucleosidase yields the protein MKIGIIGAMAEEVDLLRKRLEPAIPESIADTTFHSGVMDEIEVVVLQSGIGKVNAAIGTTMLIQHYQPDYVINTGCAGGFHPDLRVGDVVISTEVRHHDVDATIFNYEYGQVPRMPAFYLPDPELVAIAEAAARTLPDLKVYQGLIASGDSFMSDDDRVAFVKSKFEHLYAVEMEAASIAQVCNRFKTPFVVIRSISDIAGGEAKMSYEQFMGLAAVRSEQIVLSMLGQLKERQNQGVGTHA from the coding sequence ATGAAGATAGGAATCATCGGTGCGATGGCGGAAGAAGTCGACCTCCTGCGAAAACGTTTGGAACCCGCCATACCGGAAAGCATCGCCGACACCACTTTTCATTCAGGAGTCATGGATGAAATAGAGGTAGTGGTTCTACAATCGGGCATCGGGAAGGTAAATGCTGCAATCGGCACCACGATGCTGATCCAACATTATCAGCCGGACTATGTAATCAACACCGGCTGCGCCGGCGGCTTCCACCCTGACTTGCGGGTGGGCGACGTGGTGATCTCAACGGAAGTCCGCCACCACGATGTGGATGCCACCATTTTTAATTACGAGTATGGACAAGTTCCCCGTATGCCAGCCTTTTACCTGCCTGATCCGGAGCTGGTTGCGATAGCTGAAGCAGCGGCTCGGACATTGCCTGATCTGAAGGTTTACCAAGGACTGATCGCCTCAGGAGACTCCTTTATGAGCGACGATGACCGGGTCGCCTTTGTCAAATCCAAGTTTGAACACCTCTATGCAGTGGAAATGGAGGCGGCGTCCATCGCCCAAGTCTGCAATCGGTTTAAAACCCCGTTTGTGGTGATCCGCTCCATCTCCGATATCGCCGGAGGAGAAGCCAAGATGTCATATGAACAATTTATGGGTCTGGCGGCTGTTCGCTCCGAACAGATCGTTTTATCGATGCTCGGTCAATTGAAGGAACGCCAAAACCAAGGAGTGGGTACCCATGCTTAA
- a CDS encoding S-ribosylhomocysteine lyase, which produces MLKKMNVESFELDHTKVVAPYVRLAGTKKGRNGDEIRKYDIRFCQPNREHMEMPGLHSLEHLMAENIRNHLDQVVDLSPMGCQTGFYLSVINHDDYDEILNVLAKTLQDVLEADEVPACNEVQCGWAANHSLEKAQSIARRMLEGKDSWKHVFAE; this is translated from the coding sequence ATGCTTAAAAAAATGAACGTGGAAAGCTTTGAATTGGATCACACCAAAGTGGTCGCCCCCTATGTACGCCTGGCGGGAACCAAAAAAGGGCGGAACGGGGACGAGATCCGCAAATACGATATCCGGTTCTGCCAACCGAACCGGGAACATATGGAGATGCCCGGTTTGCATTCCCTGGAACATCTGATGGCGGAGAATATCCGCAACCACCTGGATCAGGTGGTGGATTTGAGCCCCATGGGATGCCAAACCGGCTTTTATCTCTCCGTTATCAATCATGACGACTACGATGAAATCCTAAATGTCCTCGCTAAAACACTCCAGGATGTATTGGAAGCCGACGAAGTGCCCGCCTGCAACGAAGTGCAGTGCGGCTGGGCAGCCAATCACAGCCTGGAGAAAGCCCAGTCCATCGCCCGCCGGATGCTGGAGGGCAAGGATTCTTGGAAGCACGTGTTTGCAGAGTGA
- a CDS encoding 5-formyltetrahydrofolate cyclo-ligase — protein MTMPSTKKELRRQWLRRREALSSEAVAARSLQICDHIQEHPLYRKAHQVLFTMPHRNEVDLRPLMKAAWREGKGVILPRTSVGERTMHLFRVMKMEELIPGAYGIMEPPDVPEREVSAEDVDVALVPGVAFDRCGYRLGYGGGYFDRFFAGPGKGMVTLGVAFAFQVVTTVYPQAHDIPLNGVITEEGTVGSASNSLF, from the coding sequence ATGACTATGCCATCGACTAAAAAGGAATTGCGCCGCCAATGGCTTAGAAGGCGGGAAGCACTAAGTTCCGAGGCTGTCGCTGCCCGCTCGCTTCAAATCTGCGATCACATTCAGGAACATCCGTTGTATCGCAAAGCGCATCAAGTGCTTTTTACAATGCCTCATCGAAATGAAGTGGATCTTCGTCCCCTGATGAAAGCGGCCTGGCGGGAGGGGAAAGGGGTGATCCTTCCCCGCACGTCTGTCGGAGAACGAACCATGCACCTGTTTCGCGTCATGAAGATGGAGGAACTCATTCCGGGTGCTTATGGAATTATGGAGCCTCCTGACGTGCCAGAGAGGGAGGTGTCGGCAGAGGATGTGGACGTGGCCTTGGTACCGGGTGTCGCTTTTGACCGGTGCGGCTACCGCTTGGGATATGGTGGGGGTTATTTTGATCGTTTTTTCGCGGGCCCAGGAAAGGGGATGGTGACACTGGGTGTCGCCTTCGCTTTTCAGGTCGTGACAACCGTATATCCACAGGCCCATGATATCCCGCTTAACGGGGTGATCACGGAAGAGGGGACGGTGGGGTCTGCCTCGAACTCTCTTTTCTGA
- a CDS encoding ABC-F family ATP-binding cassette domain-containing protein, producing the protein MSILQVRNIHKSFGGTVVLDGVQLQVEEKERVGLIGPNGAGKSTLLKIITGRLAADEGEIAIPKSARIGYLAQEYEADSAGTVWDEVMQAFTGLREQEERLRTMEAQMGDEAVLADPDRYQSIMDQYARLQEAFEREGGYDHEARAKGALNGLGLGAVDWKATPVRSLSGGQKTRLALARLLLEQPDLIILDEPTNYLDMDALSWLEHTLESYPHAVLVVSHDRYFLDRIVTVIFEVDRNRITRYPGNYTDYIRQREERLAQWAKEYEQQQAEIKRMEDFVQRNLARASTTKRAQSRRKALERMEKLEQPPSERSRAAIRFETRTRTGKEVLITDGLTAGYRVGRPLIQPVNLRLERGDRVALVGPNGAGKSTLLKTLADRLPPLSGTLRWGTGVELDYYDQEQEELRMEATVLDEVWDAHPRLDQTQVRSYLGQFLFSGDAVFKQVKDLSGGEKARLSLVKRLLNRSNVLLMDEPTNHLDMDSKERLEEALEGFDGTLLFVSHDRYLINRLANRIWEVRDGTIYFHEGNYESFQEQVREREQAKTETASSRSEPSHRESVRDQRQREREARRLQREAEELEREIEQLETEIAHIEEELCKPEIYSHPEKNLPLQEQLAERQQTLSAKTERWAEIAE; encoded by the coding sequence TTGAGTATCCTGCAAGTGCGAAACATTCATAAATCCTTCGGGGGAACCGTCGTTTTAGACGGGGTTCAACTTCAAGTGGAGGAAAAAGAGCGGGTAGGCCTAATCGGCCCCAATGGAGCCGGCAAATCCACCCTGCTTAAAATCATAACCGGCCGCCTCGCCGCCGACGAAGGCGAAATCGCCATCCCCAAAAGCGCCCGGATCGGTTATCTGGCCCAAGAGTATGAGGCTGATTCCGCCGGCACGGTATGGGACGAGGTGATGCAGGCTTTCACCGGGTTGCGGGAACAGGAGGAACGCTTGCGGACGATGGAAGCCCAGATGGGAGACGAGGCGGTACTGGCCGATCCCGATCGCTACCAATCGATCATGGACCAATACGCCCGCCTCCAGGAAGCCTTCGAACGGGAAGGGGGCTATGACCATGAAGCCCGGGCAAAAGGGGCACTAAACGGACTCGGCTTGGGAGCGGTGGACTGGAAAGCGACTCCGGTCCGATCCCTCAGCGGGGGACAGAAGACCCGGCTGGCCTTGGCACGGCTGCTGTTGGAACAGCCGGACCTGATCATACTGGATGAGCCGACCAACTATTTGGACATGGATGCCCTCTCCTGGCTGGAACATACGTTAGAGTCCTATCCCCACGCTGTATTGGTCGTCTCCCACGACCGCTACTTCCTGGACCGGATCGTGACGGTGATCTTTGAGGTGGATCGAAACCGGATCACCCGCTACCCCGGGAATTACACGGACTATATCCGCCAGCGGGAGGAACGGTTGGCCCAATGGGCCAAAGAATACGAACAGCAGCAGGCGGAGATCAAGCGGATGGAGGATTTTGTTCAGCGCAATCTGGCTCGGGCTTCCACCACCAAACGAGCGCAGAGCCGCCGCAAAGCCTTGGAACGGATGGAAAAGCTGGAACAACCACCATCGGAACGAAGCCGTGCGGCCATCCGCTTTGAAACCCGCACCCGCACCGGTAAAGAAGTCCTGATCACCGACGGGCTGACTGCCGGATACCGGGTTGGCCGGCCCTTGATCCAACCCGTCAACCTCCGATTGGAGCGGGGGGACCGGGTCGCCTTGGTCGGTCCCAACGGAGCCGGGAAGTCCACGTTGTTAAAAACCTTGGCCGACCGGCTGCCTCCCCTTTCCGGGACCCTCCGCTGGGGCACGGGGGTAGAGTTGGACTACTATGATCAGGAACAAGAAGAATTACGAATGGAAGCGACGGTCTTGGACGAAGTGTGGGACGCCCATCCCCGTCTGGACCAGACACAGGTACGCTCCTACCTGGGCCAGTTCCTGTTCAGCGGCGATGCCGTCTTTAAGCAGGTAAAGGATCTGAGCGGCGGGGAAAAAGCGCGTCTCTCCCTGGTGAAACGCCTGTTAAACCGGTCCAATGTCCTGTTGATGGATGAACCGACCAACCACCTGGATATGGACAGCAAGGAACGATTGGAAGAAGCCTTGGAAGGATTTGACGGAACGTTGTTGTTTGTCTCCCACGACCGTTACCTGATCAATCGCTTGGCCAACCGCATCTGGGAAGTGCGGGACGGAACGATTTACTTCCACGAAGGAAACTACGAATCATTCCAGGAACAGGTCCGGGAGCGGGAACAAGCGAAAACGGAAACCGCGTCTTCCCGATCGGAACCCAGCCATCGGGAATCGGTCCGGGATCAACGCCAGCGGGAACGGGAAGCTCGCCGCCTTCAACGGGAAGCCGAAGAACTGGAACGGGAAATCGAACAGTTGGAAACGGAAATCGCCCACATCGAGGAAGAGCTCTGTAAACCGGAAATCTACAGCCATCCGGAGAAAAACCTCCCCCTCCAGGAACAGCTGGCTGAGCGGCAGCAGACCCTGTCGGCCAAGACGGAACGATGGGCGGAAATCGCAGAGTGA
- a CDS encoding 5-oxoprolinase subunit C family protein — translation MKPALIVQKPGLLTTVQDEGRPGYQAYGMGVSGAMDPFALQVGNLLVGNLRGEAALEITMSGPELEWRRDAWIALTGADLSPTLDGVPLPLWKTVSVKAGQVLRFGGPRQGVRSYLAVAGGIEVKRVMGSKSTYLKGRVGGFHGRPLKKGDEVAVGDPRLSGERLAGRALAGGERPSYRRESRLRTVEGPQADAFTAEGIRCFYSQSYTVTPQSDRMGCRLQGSAIQHRGSADIISDAIPPGAVQVPANGQPIILMADRQTTGGYTKIATVLSVDLPLVAQAAVGHRFTFEQMTVEEAGRLAVEQERFLRQLEAHNR, via the coding sequence ATGAAACCGGCCCTGATTGTGCAAAAACCAGGTTTGTTGACGACCGTGCAGGATGAGGGGAGACCCGGTTATCAGGCTTATGGGATGGGAGTCTCCGGTGCGATGGATCCTTTCGCGTTGCAGGTGGGAAATCTGCTGGTAGGAAACCTGCGGGGAGAAGCCGCTTTGGAGATTACGATGTCCGGTCCCGAGTTGGAATGGCGAAGAGATGCCTGGATTGCGCTGACAGGAGCGGATCTTAGTCCAACCCTGGATGGGGTTCCCCTTCCCCTGTGGAAAACCGTAAGCGTAAAGGCCGGGCAGGTGCTCCGTTTCGGAGGACCCCGGCAGGGAGTGCGATCCTATTTGGCGGTTGCCGGAGGGATTGAGGTGAAACGGGTGATGGGAAGCAAGTCCACCTATCTGAAAGGCCGGGTGGGAGGATTTCACGGCCGACCGCTGAAAAAGGGGGATGAAGTGGCCGTCGGTGACCCGCGGCTGTCCGGGGAGCGTTTGGCAGGGCGCGCATTGGCCGGAGGGGAACGTCCCTCCTATCGAAGGGAGTCCCGTTTGCGCACGGTGGAGGGACCGCAGGCAGATGCGTTTACCGCTGAGGGAATCCGGTGCTTTTACAGCCAGTCCTATACCGTTACTCCCCAATCCGATCGGATGGGTTGCCGCCTCCAGGGATCCGCGATCCAACACCGGGGATCGGCGGACATCATCTCCGACGCCATCCCGCCCGGTGCGGTTCAGGTGCCGGCTAACGGCCAGCCCATCATCCTGATGGCGGATCGGCAAACCACAGGCGGCTATACCAAGATCGCCACCGTTCTCTCCGTTGACCTTCCCCTGGTGGCACAGGCGGCTGTCGGCCACCGCTTTACGTTTGAGCAGATGACAGTGGAGGAAGCAGGGCGTCTGGCTGTGGAGCAGGAACGATTTCTTCGTCAATTGGAGGCGCATAATCGGTGA
- a CDS encoding LamB/YcsF family protein, producing the protein MMRYHVDLNSDLGESFGRYVLGQDEAILRHVTSANIACGYHAGDHNVMRRTVALAARHGVGVGAHPGLPDLLGFGRRYIAVEPEDVYNMVIYQVGALAAFAKAQGIPVQHVKPHGALFHMASKEEAVAQAIAEAVRAVDPNLILFGLAKSALIRAGREAGLRVAEEVFADRTYQPDGTLTPRTLPDAYVTDPAQVVDRVIRMVKEGKVRAVDGTDLEIRADTVCIHGDDPQALPFVTRLRERLTEADIGIQRVGVR; encoded by the coding sequence ATGATGCGGTATCATGTGGATTTGAACAGCGATTTGGGGGAGAGCTTCGGCCGCTATGTTTTGGGTCAGGATGAAGCGATCCTGCGCCATGTGACGTCGGCCAATATCGCTTGCGGCTATCATGCCGGCGATCACAATGTGATGCGACGGACGGTGGCCTTGGCTGCCCGGCATGGAGTGGGTGTGGGAGCTCATCCGGGGTTGCCGGATCTCTTGGGTTTCGGTCGCCGCTATATCGCAGTTGAACCGGAGGATGTATACAATATGGTGATATACCAGGTCGGGGCCTTGGCCGCTTTTGCTAAGGCACAAGGAATTCCGGTTCAGCATGTAAAACCTCACGGGGCCTTGTTCCATATGGCCAGCAAAGAGGAAGCGGTGGCCCAGGCCATTGCGGAAGCGGTGCGGGCGGTGGATCCCAATCTGATCTTGTTCGGCCTGGCGAAAAGCGCACTCATCCGAGCGGGAAGAGAAGCAGGGCTGCGCGTGGCGGAAGAAGTGTTCGCCGATCGAACCTATCAGCCGGATGGGACCCTCACTCCCCGGACCCTACCGGATGCTTATGTGACAGATCCCGCCCAAGTGGTGGATCGGGTGATTCGGATGGTGAAAGAAGGAAAGGTAAGGGCGGTGGATGGGACCGATTTGGAGATTCGGGCGGACACCGTCTGCATCCACGGCGACGATCCCCAAGCCCTTCCCTTTGTAACGCGCTTGCGGGAGCGTTTGACGGAGGCGGATATCGGTATTCAGCGGGTGGGTGTCCGATGA
- the pxpB gene encoding 5-oxoprolinase subunit PxpB, protein MAVTFHPLGDTGVRVGFGERIDPKTHRAVQHFAEALSRKPPRGVVEWVPTYCAVTVYYRPFEIGYKELCRYLEKMEAQTEDRFPTDKRLVVLPVAYGDVYGPDVADLCTIKGMGEEELVSLHTRSPYLVYMMGFVPGFPYLGGMPEELAAPRLAHPRPRIPAGSVGIAGSQTGVYPLETPGGWRIIGRTPVDLYDPNRKEPILLKAGDYLQFQPIDPDYFEDWRQEWLAGRLTLEQKRLGEGK, encoded by the coding sequence ATGGCGGTTACTTTTCATCCATTGGGAGATACGGGGGTTCGTGTGGGTTTCGGGGAACGGATCGACCCCAAGACGCACCGGGCGGTGCAACACTTCGCGGAAGCTCTGTCCCGAAAACCGCCCCGAGGGGTAGTGGAGTGGGTTCCCACCTATTGCGCAGTCACCGTTTATTACCGTCCGTTCGAAATCGGTTACAAGGAGCTGTGTCGCTATTTGGAGAAAATGGAGGCACAAACGGAAGATCGTTTCCCTACCGATAAGCGGTTAGTGGTCTTACCGGTGGCGTATGGGGATGTCTACGGGCCGGATGTAGCCGATTTGTGCACGATAAAAGGGATGGGGGAAGAAGAGTTGGTTTCTCTTCATACCCGTTCCCCCTATTTGGTGTACATGATGGGGTTTGTCCCCGGATTTCCCTATTTGGGAGGAATGCCGGAGGAATTGGCCGCTCCCCGTCTGGCTCATCCGCGCCCACGGATTCCCGCAGGTTCCGTGGGAATCGCCGGTTCTCAGACGGGGGTGTATCCATTGGAAACCCCTGGAGGATGGCGGATTATCGGCCGCACACCCGTCGACCTCTATGATCCCAATCGGAAGGAGCCGATTTTGCTGAAAGCAGGTGATTATCTTCAATTTCAGCCCATCGATCCGGATTATTTTGAAGACTGGCGCCAAGAATGGCTGGCGGGTCGACTCACATTGGAACAAAAGCGGTTGGGAGAGGGGAAATGA
- the tsaD gene encoding tRNA (adenosine(37)-N6)-threonylcarbamoyltransferase complex transferase subunit TsaD, which yields MKEQRCWILGIETSCDETSAAVVEDGHRLLSNVISSQVKVHQRFGGVVPEVASRRHVERITWIIQEALDRARVRQQDLSAVAVTQGPGLVGALLIGVAAAKSLSFSQGIPLVGVHHIAGHIYASHLVKPLSFPLIALVVSGGHTELIHMEAHNRFERLGRTRDDAAGEAFDKVARVLELPYPGGPQIEALARKGRPVIDFPRAWLEPDSLDFSFSGLKSAVINWLHRARQQGRQINRADLAASFQAAVQDVLVEKAIRAARQTGVSNLVLAGGVSANTPLREALTQRCHQEGIDLRIPPLELCTDNAAMIAAAGTYRFKDGIRDNLDMNAEPNLPLAR from the coding sequence ATGAAAGAACAACGATGCTGGATACTGGGAATTGAAACGAGCTGCGATGAAACTTCCGCTGCCGTGGTGGAAGATGGACACCGTCTGCTGTCCAATGTGATCTCTTCTCAAGTGAAGGTGCACCAGCGGTTTGGGGGAGTGGTACCTGAAGTGGCTTCCCGCCGTCATGTGGAACGGATCACCTGGATTATACAAGAGGCACTCGATCGAGCCAGGGTACGGCAACAGGACTTGTCCGCAGTCGCGGTCACCCAGGGGCCGGGCTTGGTGGGTGCCCTCTTGATCGGAGTGGCTGCGGCCAAATCCCTTTCCTTTTCACAGGGGATTCCGTTGGTGGGAGTCCATCACATCGCCGGGCATATCTATGCCAGCCACTTGGTAAAACCCTTGTCCTTTCCCCTGATTGCGCTGGTGGTGTCGGGTGGTCATACCGAATTGATCCATATGGAGGCACACAATCGCTTTGAGCGGTTGGGACGGACGCGGGATGACGCGGCGGGGGAGGCCTTCGACAAAGTGGCTCGGGTGCTGGAGCTCCCCTATCCCGGTGGCCCCCAGATTGAAGCCTTGGCGAGAAAAGGACGGCCGGTGATCGACTTTCCCCGTGCCTGGCTGGAACCGGACTCGCTCGACTTTAGCTTCAGCGGGTTGAAATCGGCAGTAATCAACTGGCTTCATCGCGCACGGCAACAGGGGCGGCAGATCAATCGGGCGGACCTGGCCGCCAGTTTTCAGGCGGCGGTGCAGGACGTGTTGGTGGAAAAAGCCATTCGTGCCGCCAGACAAACAGGGGTGTCCAATCTGGTTCTGGCGGGAGGGGTTTCTGCCAACACCCCTTTGCGGGAAGCCTTGACACAGCGGTGTCATCAGGAGGGGATCGATCTGCGTATTCCCCCTTTGGAGCTTTGTACCGACAATGCTGCCATGATTGCCGCGGCAGGAACCTATCGTTTTAAAGACGGGATACGGGACAATCTGGATATGAATGCAGAACCCAACCTGCCGCTGGCAAGATAA
- the rimI gene encoding ribosomal protein S18-alanine N-acetyltransferase, producing MVRPGVSFRAMTVADIPDVIRVEQASFTTPWTRQAFYNELAYNQFAHYIVVVKDEQVVGYSGMWLIINEAHITNIAIHPDYRGQGYGEQTMNHMMKLAEQQGADSMTLEVRVSNHIAQRLYRKKGFESTGLRPRYYTDNQEDAIIMWARLNGGSDERTTMLDTGN from the coding sequence ATGGTCCGACCGGGTGTTAGCTTCCGTGCGATGACGGTTGCGGATATTCCCGATGTGATTCGGGTGGAGCAGGCTTCCTTTACCACTCCATGGACCCGCCAAGCATTTTACAACGAACTGGCTTACAATCAATTCGCCCATTATATTGTGGTTGTAAAGGATGAACAGGTGGTCGGTTATTCCGGGATGTGGCTCATCATCAATGAAGCCCATATCACCAACATCGCCATCCACCCGGATTACCGGGGTCAGGGGTACGGGGAACAAACGATGAATCACATGATGAAGCTGGCCGAACAACAGGGGGCGGACAGCATGACGCTGGAAGTTCGGGTGTCCAATCACATTGCACAACGCTTATACCGGAAAAAAGGGTTTGAATCGACCGGGCTCAGGCCCCGCTATTATACGGATAATCAGGAAGACGCGATTATTATGTGGGCCCGACTGAACGGAGGAAGCGATGAAAGAACAACGATGCTGGATACTGGGAATTGA
- the tsaB gene encoding tRNA (adenosine(37)-N6)-threonylcarbamoyltransferase complex dimerization subunit type 1 TsaB, which produces MKILALDTSTLVLGVAVLDHNRLLGQITTNLHKNHSIRLMPTVSLLLRELDLEPKDMDAIAVAEGPGSYTGVRIGFTTAKTMAWSLDVPLVPVSSLAALAMNGKRFPGGVIPLFDARRNRVYTGWFRGENGRVVSIVPERVIAVDHWLDTLKGQGPFLFLGDDAGSFRSQIEERLGEEAVFGSPAENTVQAAHLGWLAKERIRLEEQEEAMDAAPNYLQLTEAETKWLKTRQNGVKPDGPTGC; this is translated from the coding sequence ATGAAAATCCTGGCGTTGGATACATCCACCCTGGTATTGGGGGTAGCAGTACTTGATCATAACCGTTTGTTGGGACAGATCACAACCAATTTACATAAAAATCATTCCATCCGTCTGATGCCCACTGTTTCGCTGTTATTGCGGGAACTGGACCTGGAACCGAAAGACATGGACGCCATCGCTGTCGCTGAGGGTCCCGGGTCCTACACCGGGGTACGCATCGGTTTCACCACTGCCAAGACAATGGCTTGGAGTTTGGATGTTCCGTTGGTTCCGGTTTCCAGTCTGGCGGCGTTGGCGATGAACGGCAAGCGCTTTCCCGGAGGGGTGATTCCCCTGTTTGACGCCCGTCGCAACCGTGTTTACACCGGGTGGTTCCGGGGAGAAAACGGTCGGGTTGTTTCCATCGTTCCAGAGCGGGTGATTGCTGTCGATCATTGGTTGGACACACTAAAAGGGCAAGGGCCATTCCTGTTTTTGGGGGATGATGCAGGCTCTTTTCGTTCCCAGATTGAGGAGCGGCTGGGAGAGGAAGCCGTGTTTGGAAGCCCCGCGGAAAACACGGTGCAAGCGGCTCACTTGGGCTGGTTGGCTAAGGAGCGAATCCGTTTGGAAGAACAGGAGGAGGCCATGGATGCCGCTCCCAATTACCTGCAGTTGACCGAAGCCGAAACCAAATGGTTAAAAACCCGCCAGAACGGAGTGAAGCCCGATGGTCCGACCGGGTGTTAG